From a region of the Candidatus Jettenia caeni genome:
- a CDS encoding acyl carrier protein — MYDTIQRLKELLVTRLKLKVGVDKIKDDTPLFGPNSLGLDSIDVLEMVIVIKKEFGVEIMDRETSENIFTSVGSIARYIEENR, encoded by the coding sequence ATGTACGATACTATTCAAAGGCTTAAGGAGTTACTGGTGACAAGATTGAAGCTCAAGGTTGGAGTAGATAAAATAAAAGACGATACACCACTTTTTGGCCCTAATAGTCTGGGCCTTGATTCCATAGATGTATTGGAAATGGTTATTGTTATTAAGAAAGAATTTGGCGTTGAGATAATGGATAGAGAAACTTCCGAAAATATCTTTACATCAGTCGGCTCAATAGCAAGGTATATAGAAGAAAACAGATGA
- a CDS encoding putative (3R)-hydroxymyristoyl-(acyl-carrier-protein) dehydrase: MSDLYPFPSEILPHSYPFILIDKIVEFEEEKRIVCLKNISNNDEFLQGHFKNNPVMPGSLILEAMAQASGLIIGSKKSKMAYLCRVKDAKFRKPVVPGDQLIITSSLIDKLPPLYIFETGASVGGEVVSEAGISLSF, encoded by the coding sequence ATGAGCGATTTGTATCCATTTCCCTCAGAAATACTCCCTCACTCTTATCCTTTCATTCTGATCGATAAAATAGTTGAATTTGAAGAGGAAAAACGCATTGTATGTCTGAAAAACATTAGTAATAATGATGAATTTCTTCAGGGGCACTTTAAGAATAATCCTGTAATGCCAGGTTCTCTTATTCTCGAAGCAATGGCACAGGCATCCGGTTTAATAATTGGCAGTAAAAAATCAAAAATGGCCTATTTATGCAGGGTAAAAGACGCCAAATTCAGAAAACCTGTTGTGCCTGGAGACCAGCTTATTATCACTTCGTCTCTGATTGATAAGCTTCCGCCACTCTATATCTTTGAGACTGGTGCGTCTGTTGGGGGTGAAGTTGTTTCTGAGGCCGGGATAAGTCTCTCTTTTTGA
- a CDS encoding putative methyltransferase — translation MNSIQQVNCNICGVDDTSLIAVQNGYRMVKCKNCGLVYLNSRPDQQTLLKLYADYHQREGKDEDVWARLMEKNFKEVSLLLHKIFPEKGKILDVGCGYGHFIEIMQDCGWFAQGVDPSSGTLYHAKRKGLNVIETSVDDSSFPDNFFDVVTAFYVLEHLPDPLSTAKKIFEMLKPGGVIVIRVPHTTPIVRFLSVFTIDNNLYDAPYHLYDFSPMTITVLLKKAGFSLIQVMPGSPTLPPKRFERVISLVSGYFSQVLFVMSRGKFLLPGTSKTIIAVKQIENRVS, via the coding sequence ATGAATAGTATACAACAGGTAAATTGCAATATTTGCGGTGTTGATGATACGTCCCTGATTGCAGTTCAGAATGGATACCGGATGGTAAAATGCAAAAATTGCGGGCTTGTGTATCTCAATTCAAGGCCGGATCAACAGACGTTACTAAAGCTCTATGCAGACTATCACCAAAGGGAAGGAAAGGACGAGGATGTATGGGCAAGACTTATGGAGAAAAATTTCAAGGAAGTTTCATTGCTTTTACATAAGATATTTCCGGAGAAAGGGAAAATACTTGATGTTGGGTGTGGTTATGGACACTTCATTGAGATAATGCAGGATTGTGGATGGTTTGCACAGGGAGTTGATCCATCCTCAGGGACTTTATATCATGCTAAAAGGAAGGGGCTGAATGTCATTGAGACATCAGTTGACGATAGTTCATTTCCTGATAATTTTTTTGACGTTGTAACAGCGTTTTATGTCCTTGAGCATCTTCCCGATCCACTTTCTACAGCAAAGAAGATTTTTGAGATGCTAAAACCGGGAGGTGTTATCGTTATAAGGGTTCCTCATACAACGCCAATAGTCAGATTTCTTTCCGTTTTTACCATAGATAATAATCTTTATGATGCGCCATATCATCTCTATGATTTTTCGCCCATGACAATCACCGTATTACTGAAAAAAGCGGGATTCTCATTAATTCAGGTAATGCCCGGTAGTCCAACACTTCCACCAAAGCGCTTTGAGAGGGTTATATCTCTCGTTTCCGGTTATTTTTCTCAGGTTCTTTTTGTAATGAGCAGAGGCAAATTCCTTCTGCCGGGAACCAGTAAAACAATTATTGCTGTGAAACAGATAGAAAACAGGGTTTCATGA
- a CDS encoding putative transporter protein: protein MTMHMEQFLKRVAYGIFLYHKHIVIVFSLLTIISLITIFNMEIRSDIIDVLPAKNKAVAQFKDVMEKYGTVDNVVVVIEADGNRIDEQIGLIEDMAKRLIASPLIEYVDYSPLKFQSDFFLKRFPLFLDENGLKHLTEKLTPVGIEHQIRYNRQRLLSPFSSPFDYELIAKDPLNIADSIRNSFVRSNKNELDLSMGYYFTPDYSTALIFAKPKGKSKDMAFVKNLKKELDSIAALAMKGNGNPMNVSVGFTGGYLLSENVREIIKHDIISSSTVSVFLIALFIWLAYRVRVKILLVFGFVLLTSLSMTGAFAYLLFGNINIVTSVVIIAVMAGLYVDYSMHIVKRYSDELRKYNDPLQALEMTIAKTGSAIILSGLTTSLSFFSIVVTKFKGLYELGIVSGIGVILCLITTLLLMSSLLVWISKYGLQNIQFEKPGKNALYGFDNLASLIAKRHRYIVLTGIVLVIIAGLGISQLRFDNNPDNLAPKDSSAIALGKKISGKIGKKGEPLTVVIKNKDNSALTADFDILEKVLPQWKKEGFIEDYHSLGMLMPASSVQSIRIDKRKEFMKSMFSLDSIEQTVTNILEKNNFDYDKSYLHKYLTGILDALNNTEFIGLREIETIPAPMISRFYNKDDSSVAAYLYPTKRGWDKQTLDVFQEYVQSKGANWILVGKPILIDEIKSPIIWGSVLATALTIFFDLVIIYWYFRKVWYVVLVLLPVILGFVLTMGSMGYMNIPFNFINIGTIALIFGFGVDYGIHVMQAYIGEEKMDIGNALRISGKNVMMCAATTIAGCGSLMTAKFTGIASIGPVLTLGVIACTCTALIVLPSVICLNKSRFQHEGFL, encoded by the coding sequence ATGACCATGCATATGGAACAATTTTTAAAAAGAGTTGCTTATGGTATCTTCTTATATCATAAGCATATCGTCATTGTCTTTTCTCTGCTTACCATAATCTCTCTCATTACCATTTTTAACATGGAGATCAGATCGGATATCATCGATGTGCTTCCTGCGAAAAATAAGGCCGTTGCCCAATTTAAAGATGTCATGGAGAAATACGGAACTGTAGACAACGTAGTGGTAGTAATAGAGGCGGATGGTAACAGGATAGATGAGCAGATTGGTCTTATTGAGGATATGGCAAAAAGGCTTATAGCGTCTCCTCTCATAGAATATGTTGATTACAGCCCACTAAAATTCCAAAGTGATTTTTTTCTCAAACGTTTCCCTTTGTTCCTTGATGAAAATGGTTTGAAACATCTTACAGAAAAATTAACACCCGTTGGCATTGAACACCAAATCAGATACAACCGGCAACGACTTCTCTCGCCTTTTAGTTCACCTTTTGACTATGAACTTATCGCAAAAGATCCTCTGAATATAGCTGATAGCATCAGGAACAGTTTCGTACGATCGAACAAGAACGAACTTGATCTTAGTATGGGTTATTACTTTACGCCGGACTATTCTACCGCCCTTATTTTTGCTAAACCGAAAGGCAAAAGCAAGGATATGGCATTTGTAAAAAATCTGAAAAAGGAATTGGATTCCATTGCTGCTCTGGCAATGAAGGGAAATGGTAACCCAATGAATGTCAGTGTGGGATTTACGGGAGGATACCTTTTATCAGAGAATGTCCGGGAGATTATTAAGCATGATATAATAAGCTCTTCTACCGTGTCTGTTTTTTTAATTGCATTGTTTATATGGCTGGCTTACCGGGTAAGGGTAAAGATACTTTTGGTATTTGGGTTTGTTCTGTTAACGTCTCTTTCCATGACAGGAGCCTTTGCCTATCTCCTTTTTGGAAATATCAATATTGTTACAAGCGTTGTTATCATCGCAGTGATGGCAGGCCTTTATGTGGATTATTCTATGCACATAGTAAAAAGATACAGTGATGAGTTAAGAAAATATAATGATCCTCTGCAGGCGCTGGAAATGACCATTGCAAAGACAGGTTCGGCAATTATTCTATCAGGACTCACGACTTCCTTATCTTTTTTTAGTATTGTTGTAACCAAATTTAAGGGGTTGTATGAGCTTGGGATTGTTTCCGGAATAGGTGTTATTTTATGTCTGATAACCACACTTCTCCTGATGAGTTCTCTGCTTGTATGGATAAGCAAATACGGATTACAAAATATCCAGTTTGAAAAACCCGGGAAAAATGCGCTTTACGGATTCGATAATCTTGCCAGTCTTATCGCGAAAAGGCACCGATATATCGTTCTTACAGGCATTGTACTTGTTATTATTGCAGGACTGGGCATATCTCAATTACGTTTTGATAACAATCCCGACAACCTTGCACCGAAGGATAGTTCTGCTATTGCCCTGGGGAAGAAAATAAGCGGAAAAATAGGAAAAAAAGGGGAACCTCTTACGGTAGTGATTAAAAATAAAGATAACAGTGCGCTTACTGCTGACTTTGATATTCTGGAGAAAGTTCTTCCGCAATGGAAGAAGGAAGGTTTCATTGAGGATTATCATTCACTAGGTATGCTCATGCCGGCTTCTTCCGTTCAATCGATAAGAATAGATAAGCGAAAAGAGTTTATGAAGAGCATGTTTTCCTTAGATTCAATAGAACAAACAGTGACAAATATCCTTGAAAAAAATAATTTTGATTATGACAAAAGTTATCTTCACAAATACCTCACGGGAATCCTGGATGCCTTAAACAACACTGAATTTATAGGGTTAAGAGAAATTGAAACTATCCCTGCCCCGATGATCAGCCGTTTTTACAACAAGGATGATTCATCTGTCGCTGCGTATCTTTATCCAACAAAAAGAGGATGGGATAAACAAACACTCGATGTATTTCAGGAGTATGTTCAATCAAAAGGGGCAAACTGGATATTGGTTGGAAAACCTATCCTTATTGATGAGATAAAATCACCCATCATCTGGGGCAGTGTGCTGGCAACTGCATTGACTATTTTCTTCGATCTTGTCATTATTTATTGGTATTTCAGAAAAGTATGGTATGTTGTGCTCGTTTTACTGCCGGTAATACTGGGGTTTGTATTGACGATGGGCAGTATGGGTTATATGAATATTCCTTTTAATTTCATAAACATCGGGACTATAGCTTTAATTTTTGGTTTTGGTGTGGATTACGGTATACATGTAATGCAAGCATATATTGGGGAAGAAAAGATGGATATCGGTAATGCTCTTCGGATCAGTGGTAAAAATGTGATGATGTGCGCAGCGACGACCATAGCCGGTTGTGGAAGTCTCATGACAGCAAAGTTTACCGGTATTGCTTCGATAGGGCCTGTCCTCACTCTTGGGGTAATTGCCTGTACCTGTACTGCATTAATCGTATTACCGTCTGTTATCTGTCTGAATAAAAGCAGATTTCAACATGAAGGATTTTTATGA